The Etheostoma spectabile isolate EspeVRDwgs_2016 chromosome 24, UIUC_Espe_1.0, whole genome shotgun sequence genome contains a region encoding:
- the LOC116673842 gene encoding 2-oxoglutarate receptor 1 — translation MEHPNCTNVDQLIKRYYLPVCYTIIFTVGLMGNITSIGIYVTKLRPWNSNSLIMVNLALTDLLYVLSMPFLVYYYSNGDSWTLGDFMCRFVRFGFHFNLYASILFLTCLAVFRYVVVVKPLRAAQVQQRFWGIIACLAVWIIAAAEITPMLTIISLEQHNNKTYCLDFASTINVSNMLSMWYVRLLTAFGFLFPLVVVFMCYIGIVKELAKGPYTTSPCRMRARRVTVLILVVFAVCFLPYHILRVLRIETRRMPCMVEHIVHAMYIISRPLAGFNTFFNLALYTLSGDKFRMAFRTFHWEYWPTKIRSLLQAVFRTAA, via the coding sequence ATGGAACATCCCAACTGCACCAATGTGGACCAGCTGATTAAACGATATTACCTGCCTGTCTGCTACACCATCATCTTCACCGTGGGCCTCATGGGCAACATAACTTCCATTGGCATTTATGTGACAAAGCTGCGTCCCTGGAACAGCAACAGCCTCATCATGGTCAACCTGGCGCTGACTGACCTCCTCTATGTCCTCAGCATGCCCTTCCTGGTCTACTACTACAGCAACGGGGATTCGTGGACACTCGGCGACTTCATGTGCCGCTTTGTGCGCTTTGGCTTTCATTTTAACCTGTATGCGAGCATCCTCTTCCTGACATGTCTCGCCGTTTTCCGCTATGTGGTGGTGGTCAAGCCTCTGAGGGCAGCGCAGGTGCAGCAAAGGTTTTGGGGTATAATTGCGTGTTTGGCCGTCTGGATCATCGCCGCTGCCGAAATCACACCAATGTTGACGATAATATCCTTAGAGCAGCACAACAACAAGACATACTGCTTAGACTTTGCGAGCACCATCAACGTCAGTAACATGTTAAGTATGTGGTATGTCCGGCTGCTCACTGCATTCGGATTTCTATTCCCTCTAGTGGTGGTATTCATGTGTTACATCGGTATAGTGAAAGAGTTGGCCAAAGGGCCTTACACAACCAGCCCGTGTCGGATGCGAGCACGGCGCGTGACCGTGCTGATCCTGGTGGTGTTTGCCGTGTGTTTCCTACCGTATCACATCCTGCGTGTGTTGCGGATAGAAACTCGAAGGATGCCGTGCATGGTGGAGCACATCGTGCATGCAATGTACATTATCTCCAGGCCTTTGGCTGGATTCAACACCTTTTTCAACCTGGCTCTGTACACTCTTTCAGGTGATAAGTTCAGGATGGCCTTCAGGACGTTTCACTGGGAATACTGGCCGACCAAGATCAGGTCGCTGCTCCAAGCCGTCTTCAGAACGGCCGCATGA
- the LOC116673828 gene encoding heparan-sulfate 6-O-sulfotransferase 3-B translates to MEEKFNRLVFIPIAAVLFLMVGYQYVCPADSNTCYFRSDEKGLFQRYSSGFELVYTEADEDLPSKITSKFNFTERDLDRHVDFSIRGDDVMVFLHIQKTGGTTFGRHLVKNIQLEQPCDCMPGQRKCTCHRPGRAESWLFSRFSTGWSCGLHADWTELTSCVPVVMNKRDKKSAQKNKRNFYYITMLRDPVSRYLSEWKHVQRGATWKTALHMCDGRPPTQDELPACYSGEDWTGVPLADFMSCPSNLANNRQVRMLADLSLVGCYNMSTVSELERGRVLLASAKANLRNMAFYGLTEFQRKTQYLFERTFGLRFIRAFTQINSTRAASVGISEKVRWRIEGLNALDVELYEYAKELFLQRYQYNRQRQHREERLRRWRERQQRQRLHRTYLAEMWRLGGGGGGGGGAGPGEEEQAKGLEEVATTEDYSSQVVRW, encoded by the exons ATGGAAGAGAAGTTCAATAGACTCGTCTTCATTCCCATTGCGGCCGTGCTCTTCTTAATGGTCGGCTACCAGTATGTGTGCCCGGCGGACAGCAACACCTGCTACTTTAGAAGTGACGAGAAGGGGCTTTTCCAGCGGTACTCTTCAGGGTTTGAGTTAGTTTACACCGAGGCGGACGAGGACCTACCCTCCAAAATCACATCCAAATTTAACTTCACGGAGCGGGACCTGGACAGGCACGTCGACTTCAGTATCCGAGGAGATGATGTGATGGTGTTCCTCCACATTCAGAAGACCGGCGGGACGACGTTTGGGCGCCACCTGGTCAAAAACATCCAGCTGGAGCAGCCCTGCGACTGCATGCCCGGCCAGAGGAAATGCACCTGCCACCGGCCCGGTAGAGCCGAGTCGTGGCTCTTCTCCCGGTTCTCCACAGGCTGGAGTTGCGGGTTGCACGCGGACTGGACCGAGCTCACGAGCTGTGTGCCTGTAGTGATGAACAAGAGGGACAAGAAAAGTGCCCAAAAGAACAAAAG GAACTTCTACTACATCACCATGCTACGCGACCCCGTGTCCCGCTACCTCAGCGAGTGGAAGCATGTGCAGCGCGGGGCCACCTGGAAAACTGCCCTCCACATGTGTGACGGCCGCCCGCCCACTCAGGATGAGCTCCCCGCCTGCTACAGCGGCGAAGACTGGACCGGCGTGCCCCTGGCGGACTTCATGAGCTGCCCCTCCAACCTCGCCAACAACAGGCAGGTCCGCATGCTGGCCGACCTCAGCCTGGTGGGCTGCTACAACATGTCGACGGTGAGCGAGCTGGAGCGCGGCCGCGTGCTGCTCGCCAGCGCCAAGGCCAACCTGCGCAACATGGCCTTCTACGGCCTGACGGAGTTCCAGCGCAAGACGCAGTACCTGTTCGAGCGGACGTTTGGCCTGCGCTTCATCCGGGCCTTCACGCAGATCAACAGCACACGTGCCGCAAGCGTGGGCATCAGCGAGAAGGTGCGCTGGCGCATCGAGGGGCTGAACGCCCTCGACGTGGAGCTGTACGAGTACGCCAAGGAGCTGTTCCTGCAGCGCTACCAGTACAACCGCCAGAGGCAGCACCGGGAGGAGCGTCTGCGGCGGTGGCGGGAGAGGCAGCAGAGGCAGCGGCTGCACAGGACCTATCTGGCCGAGATGTGGCGactgggaggggggggaggaggaggaggaggagcgggGCCGGGGGAAGAGGAGCAGGCGAAGGGGCTAGAGGAGGTAGCCACTACAGAGGACTACAGCAGCCAGGTAGTGAGGTGGtga